The Amblyraja radiata isolate CabotCenter1 chromosome 31, sAmbRad1.1.pri, whole genome shotgun sequence genome contains a region encoding:
- the LOC116990297 gene encoding proproteinase E-like — MMEALLILLLVAGANACGNPTYLPYTRVVNGINARPYSWPWQVSLEVNRGTYYSHTCGGSLIDSNWVVTAGHCISSGRSYRVVLGEYNRSMDEGPEEVIDAAKIFVHPQWEPSCLACGNDIALIKLTKPATLSDKVKPACIPPAGEIFENGFPCFVTGWGRLYTGGPTAAELQQALLPIVDHQTCKQVDWWGNSVRTTMVCAGGYEKSGCNGDSGGPLNCQGAEGLWYVFGVVSFGSSRGCNTPQKPTVFTRVSAFNSWIASLCPYFDSWHPKTNHIDSWCGEDPSSEA; from the exons ATGATGGAagccctcctcatcctcctgcttgtGGCGGGTG CCAATGCCTGTGGAAATCCCACCTATCTTCCATACACCAGGGTAGTCAATGGAATCAATGCAAGACCATATAGCTGGCCCTGGCAG GTTTCCTTGGAAGTGAATAGGGGGACGTATTATTCCCACACCTGTGGAGGAAGCCTCATTGACAGTAACTGGGTGGTAACTGCAGGTCACTGCATCAG CTCAGGCCGCTCTTACCGTGTGGTACTTGGTGAGTACAACAGGAGCATGGATGAAGGTCCAGAAGAGGTGATAGATGCAGCAAAGATCTTTGTTCACCCTCAGTGGGAGCCTAGCTGCCTGGCCTGCGG GAATGACATTGCTCTTATCAAACTTACAAAACCGGCAACTCTGAGTGACAAGGTCAAGCCAGCTTGTATTCCTCCAGCCGGTGAGATATTTGAAAATGGCTTTCCCTGCTTCGTCACTGGATGGGGCAGACTCTACA CCGGTGGCCCCACTGCAGCAGAGTTGCAACAAGCACTACTGCCAATTGTTGACCATCAGACGTGCAAGCAAGTTGACTGGTGGGGGAACAGTGTGAGAACTACCATGGTTTGTGCCGGAGGGTATGAGAAGTCTGGCTGTAAC GGAGACTCTGGTGGCCCTTTGAATTGCCAAGGCGCTGAAGGATTGTGGTACGTTTTTGGTGTAGTCAGCTTCGGGTCAAGTAGAGGTTGCAACACCCCTCAAAAACCCACAGTCTTCACCCGGGTGTCTGCTTTCAACTCTTGGATAGCTTCG